In Mytilus galloprovincialis chromosome 1, xbMytGall1.hap1.1, whole genome shotgun sequence, the following are encoded in one genomic region:
- the LOC143071636 gene encoding ADP-ribosylation factor-like protein 8A gives MFSFFQRILDWFKSLFWKEEMELTLVGLQYSGKTTFVNVIASGQFSEDMIPTVGFNMRKITKGNVTIKLWDIGGQPRFRTMWERYCRGVNAIVYMVDAADPDKIEPSRNELHHLLDKPQLQGIPVLVLGNKRDLAGALDERQLIERMNLSAIQDREICCYSISCKEKENIDITLQWLIQHSKSGR, from the exons ATGTTTTCCTTCTTTCAGAGGATATTAGACTGGTTTAAAAGTCTCTTCTGGAAGGAAGAGATGGAATTGACTTTAGTTGGTCTTCAATATTCCGGGAAAACAACGTTTGTAAATGTTATAGCG TCAGGTCAGTTTAGTGAGGACATGATTCCAACAGTAGGGTTTAACATGAGAAAAATTACCAAGGGGAATGTTACAATAAAA TTATGGGATATTGGTGGTCAGCCAAGGTTCAGAACAATGTGGGAGAGATATTGTCGAGGGGTTAATGCAATAGT ATATATGGTAGATGCTGCTGACCCAGATAAGATAGAACCATCACGGAATGAATTACACCATTTATTAGACAAACCACAGCTTCAAGGCATTCCCGTCTTAGTTCTAGGCAATAAGAGAGATTTAGCTGGGGCATTAGATGAAAGACAGCTCATAGAAAGAAT GAACCTCTCAGCGATTCAAGACAGAGAAATATGTTGTTATTCAATATCatgtaaagaaaaagaaaatattg ATATTACATTACAGTGGTTGATACAGCACTCTAAGTCTGGAAGGTAG